In Desulfobacter hydrogenophilus, the genomic stretch GCTATTGTTCGCATGAACAAGATCAATGCGACCAAAAAGGCCTTGATTGGCGCGGGTGTTTCTTCCATGACCGCCCAGGAGTGTCTGGGACGCGGCAAAGCCCTGGTGAGCATGGAGCTGCTTAAGGGTGCGCAAGAGGGGCATGAAGAGGCCATTGCCCAGCTGGGCCAGAGCGACGGCCTCCAGCCCAAGCGGGCCATCTTTGTGGTTGTGCCGGACAAACTGGTTCAAAAAACCGTAGACACCATTATAGACGCCAACCAAACCGGAAAAACAGGAGACGGGGTCATATGGGTCATGCCCACCGACGACTCCATCTCCGTGAGGACATCTGAAAGCGGAGATGCCGTTCTTGACGAATTTTAAGTAAAATAACATGAGAGAAAAGATAGGGGTATAAACATATGACAGGCGAACGAACCCATACCGTTAACCCGGAAGATATAAAAAAAGAAATACTGTCCAAGTATCCGCCCAAAGTGGCCCGGAAACGCGGCAAACAGATCACCCCGGTTTCAAGCGATGATAAAGAGGGCCTCCAGGTAGGCGCCAATGTCAGGACCGTTCCGGGCATCATCACCCAGCGCGGATGCTGCTATGCCGGCTGCAAAGGCGTTATTATGGGTCCGACCCGGGATATCATCAATTTAACCCATGGCCCCATCGGCTGCGGATTTTATTCCTGGCTGACCCGGCGCAACCAGACCCGTCCCCCATCAGACGATGCCGACAATTATATGACCTACTGCTTTTCCACGGACATGAAGGACGAAGACATTGTTTTCGGCGGGGAAAAGAAACTTAAAGCGGCCATTCAGGAGGCCTATGACATTTTTAAACCCAAGGCCATCTCCATCTTTTCCACCTGTCCGGTGGGTCTGATCGGCGATGATGTCCATGCCGTGGCAAGGGAGATGAAGGAAAAGCTTGGCATCAATATTTTTGGATTTTCCTGTGAAGGCTACAAGGGCGTGAGCCAGTCCGCTGGCCATCATATTGCCAACAACGCCATTTTTAAACATGTTGTGGGCTTGAATGACACGGTCATGGACGCGAAATTTAAAATTAATTTGCTGGGTGAATACAACATCGGCGGCGACGGGTTCATCATTGACGAATTGTTGCATAAGTGTGGCATTGACCTTGTTTCCACATTTTCAGGCAATTCCACCGTTGACCAGTTTGCCAACTGTCACACCGCAGATCTCAATGCGGTCATGTGCCACAGATCCATTAACTACGTCGCAGACATGCTGGAGACAAAGTACGGCATTCCCTGGATAAAAATCAGCTTTACGGGACCAACGTCAACCGCCAGCAGCCTGCGTAAAATAGCCGCTTATTTTGAAGACCAGGAACTCATTGACCGGGTGGAAGAGGTGATTGCCGAGGAGATGATTCCCGTTGAGGCCAAAATCAAAGATGTCAAAAAACGGTGTGAGGGCAAAACCGCCATGATGTTTGTGGGTGGTTCCCGGGCCCACCACTACCAGGAACTGTTCAAAGAGATCGGCATGAAGGTGCTGTCCGCCGGATACGAATTTGCCCACAGGGATGATTATGAAGGACGCCATGTCATTCCGGATATCAAGGTTGATGCCGATTCCAGAAATATTGAAGAATTGACCATAGAAAAAGATGAAAACCTGTACAGCCCCAGAAAGACCCCGGAACAGATGCAGGCGCTGGAAGAAAAGGGGTATCCGTTTAAAGAGTATGAGGGTCTGCTCCCTGAAATGACCAAAGGCTCCCTGATCGTTGATGACATCAGCCATCACGAAACAGAAACCCTGATCGCCATGTACAAGCCGGACATCTTCTGTGCCGG encodes the following:
- a CDS encoding P-II family nitrogen regulator, with product MKEIMAIVRMNKINATKKALIGAGVSSMTAQECLGRGKALVSMELLKGAQEGHEEAIAQLGQSDGLQPKRAIFVVVPDKLVQKTVDTIIDANQTGKTGDGVIWVMPTDDSISVRTSESGDAVLDEF
- the nifD gene encoding nitrogenase molybdenum-iron protein alpha chain, which gives rise to MTGERTHTVNPEDIKKEILSKYPPKVARKRGKQITPVSSDDKEGLQVGANVRTVPGIITQRGCCYAGCKGVIMGPTRDIINLTHGPIGCGFYSWLTRRNQTRPPSDDADNYMTYCFSTDMKDEDIVFGGEKKLKAAIQEAYDIFKPKAISIFSTCPVGLIGDDVHAVAREMKEKLGINIFGFSCEGYKGVSQSAGHHIANNAIFKHVVGLNDTVMDAKFKINLLGEYNIGGDGFIIDELLHKCGIDLVSTFSGNSTVDQFANCHTADLNAVMCHRSINYVADMLETKYGIPWIKISFTGPTSTASSLRKIAAYFEDQELIDRVEEVIAEEMIPVEAKIKDVKKRCEGKTAMMFVGGSRAHHYQELFKEIGMKVLSAGYEFAHRDDYEGRHVIPDIKVDADSRNIEELTIEKDENLYSPRKTPEQMQALEEKGYPFKEYEGLLPEMTKGSLIVDDISHHETETLIAMYKPDIFCAGIKEKYAVQKHGIPMKQLHSYDTGGPYAVFKGAINFFEEIDRMLNANIWQYLEAPWQKDPELSATFVGE